The proteins below are encoded in one region of Deinococcus fonticola:
- a CDS encoding DIP1984 family protein, protein MKLAEALIERADLQKRAAQLEERLVQNMQVQEGQEPSEDPRQLLQEFLGVVATLDGLLPRIHRANLSATLAAGLTLTDALARRDMLDLRLKVLRRAAAAASERQIRYSNSEVKMIAVIPARDLQKQVDALAKERRELETQIQQANWLTELPE, encoded by the coding sequence ATGAAACTGGCCGAAGCCCTGATTGAACGCGCTGACTTGCAGAAGCGGGCGGCGCAACTGGAAGAACGCCTGGTGCAGAACATGCAGGTGCAGGAGGGTCAGGAGCCTTCGGAAGACCCGCGGCAGTTGCTTCAGGAATTCCTGGGGGTGGTGGCTACGTTGGATGGCTTACTTCCCCGTATCCACCGGGCGAACCTGAGCGCGACTCTGGCAGCAGGACTGACCTTGACCGACGCCCTGGCGCGGCGGGACATGCTGGACTTGCGCCTGAAAGTGCTGCGCCGGGCAGCGGCAGCCGCGTCGGAACGGCAGATCAGGTACAGCAACAGCGAGGTGAAGATGATCGCCGTGATTCCCGCCCGTGACCTGCAAAAGCAGGTGGACGCGCTGGCGAAGGAACGCCGGGAACTGGAAACGCAGATTCAGCAGGCCAACTGGCTGACGGAACTGCCGGAATAA
- a CDS encoding complex I NDUFA9 subunit family protein, which produces MRGMKHRVLVTGASGFVGKGVVAELLRRGHTVYAGSRGGEAVGAAQGLKLDVTDPGSVGRAVGLVDPTAVVHLVGIIQEKGEQTFQRVHVEGTRNVLAAVPRSARYVHMSALGADRTSKSLYSASKGEAEELVKQSGLAWTIFRPSLIFGIGDDFFGRVLKELVSVAPVVPQIGNGSFPFRPVSIEDVAQAFAGALEHPETAGESYDLTGPQEFTFRELLELELKALGKQKPILPVPLPLMDVAVPLMQLLPNPPITKDQYAMLKAGNTASNDPARVMFNLPMLGLADRLPQIVKG; this is translated from the coding sequence ATGAGGGGCATGAAGCACAGGGTTCTGGTGACGGGGGCGTCGGGGTTCGTGGGGAAGGGGGTGGTGGCCGAGTTGCTGCGGCGCGGTCACACGGTGTACGCCGGCTCGCGCGGCGGCGAGGCGGTCGGGGCAGCGCAGGGGCTGAAACTGGACGTGACCGACCCCGGCAGCGTGGGGCGGGCGGTGGGGCTGGTTGACCCGACGGCGGTGGTGCACCTGGTCGGGATTATTCAGGAGAAGGGCGAGCAGACTTTTCAGCGGGTGCATGTGGAGGGAACGCGGAATGTGCTGGCGGCTGTTCCGCGTTCGGCGCGTTACGTTCATATGAGCGCCCTGGGTGCAGATCGCACGAGCAAAAGTCTTTACAGTGCATCGAAAGGTGAGGCCGAGGAACTCGTGAAACAAAGCGGCCTGGCCTGGACGATCTTCCGGCCCAGTCTGATTTTTGGCATTGGAGACGATTTTTTCGGGAGAGTGCTGAAGGAACTGGTGTCGGTTGCGCCGGTCGTGCCGCAGATCGGGAACGGCTCCTTTCCGTTCCGGCCCGTGAGCATCGAGGACGTGGCGCAGGCGTTCGCGGGGGCGCTGGAACACCCGGAAACGGCAGGAGAGAGTTACGACCTGACAGGGCCGCAGGAATTTACCTTCCGCGAGTTGCTGGAGCTGGAGTTGAAGGCTTTGGGCAAGCAGAAACCCATTCTGCCAGTGCCATTACCCCTGATGGACGTGGCCGTGCCGCTGATGCAGCTTCTCCCCAATCCGCCCATCACGAAAGACCAGTACGCCATGCTGAAAGCCGGGAATACCGCCTCCAACGACCCGGCCCGCGTGATGTTTAACCTGCCCATGCTGGGGCTGGCAGACAGGTTGCCACAGATCGTGAAAGGTTGA
- a CDS encoding HD domain-containing protein produces MLHLSLLERLTRKASGYMGKMARLSRSFREEDAHPDDFWAQTYLTPGEQRIYLGMDARDREHACRVTRHLLREQKNPSPELIAAALLHDSGKSVRRYNIVERVLVGLIPNRIAHILPPIGAIGIRAAHPELGAQLIAHAGGRPRVAQLVVRHHHSVGDPEAALLHHYDEKE; encoded by the coding sequence ATGCTGCACCTGAGCCTGCTCGAACGCCTGACCAGAAAGGCCAGCGGGTACATGGGCAAAATGGCCCGCCTGAGCCGCAGCTTCCGGGAAGAGGACGCCCACCCCGACGACTTCTGGGCGCAGACGTACCTGACGCCCGGCGAGCAACGCATCTACCTGGGTATGGACGCCCGCGACCGCGAACATGCCTGTCGCGTCACCCGCCATCTGCTGCGCGAACAGAAGAATCCCAGTCCCGAACTGATCGCCGCCGCCCTGCTGCACGACAGCGGCAAAAGCGTGCGCCGGTACAACATCGTCGAGCGCGTGCTGGTCGGCCTGATTCCCAACCGGATCGCGCATATCCTGCCCCCCATCGGGGCCATCGGCATCCGCGCCGCGCACCCCGAACTGGGCGCCCAGCTCATCGCGCACGCCGGAGGCCGCCCCCGCGTGGCCCAGCTGGTGGTGCGCCACCACCACTCGGTCGGCGACCCCGAAGCGGCCCTGCTGCACCACTACGACGAAAAGGAATAA
- the trxB gene encoding thioredoxin-disulfide reductase encodes MSQTPNTQTYDVVIIGGGPAGLTAAIYTGRASLSTLILEKGLPGGQIAQTEEVENYPGFPDPIPGMELASRMQQQAEKFGGKIEMDEVQSVTKDEYDTHYPFTVKGYSGEYRAKAVVLATGANPKKLGVPGEEHFWGKGVSTCATCDGFFYRGKKVVVVGGGDAAVEEGLFLTKFADEVTLIHRRDTLRANKVAQARAFSNPKMKFIWDTAVEEIQGQDHVTGVQLKNLKTGEVTAFPTDGVFIFIGHVPNTEFVKDVVKLRDDGYVDVTDEIYTNVPMLFAAGDVSDYVYRQLATSVGAGTRAAMTVERSLAALEVAGEEATTAAD; translated from the coding sequence ATGAGCCAGACCCCCAACACCCAGACCTATGACGTCGTCATCATCGGCGGTGGGCCCGCCGGACTGACCGCTGCCATCTACACCGGCCGCGCCAGCCTCAGCACCCTGATTCTGGAAAAAGGCCTGCCCGGCGGCCAGATCGCCCAGACCGAGGAAGTCGAGAATTACCCCGGTTTCCCGGATCCCATCCCCGGCATGGAACTGGCCAGCCGTATGCAGCAGCAGGCCGAGAAGTTCGGCGGCAAAATCGAGATGGACGAGGTGCAGAGCGTCACCAAGGACGAGTACGACACGCACTATCCCTTTACCGTGAAGGGGTACAGCGGCGAGTACCGGGCCAAAGCAGTGGTGCTCGCCACCGGCGCCAACCCCAAGAAACTCGGCGTACCTGGCGAGGAGCACTTCTGGGGCAAGGGCGTCAGCACCTGCGCCACCTGCGACGGTTTCTTCTACCGTGGCAAGAAAGTCGTGGTGGTGGGCGGTGGGGACGCTGCCGTCGAGGAAGGGCTGTTCCTGACCAAGTTTGCCGACGAGGTGACCCTGATTCACCGCCGCGACACCCTGCGCGCCAACAAGGTCGCCCAGGCCCGCGCCTTTTCCAACCCCAAGATGAAGTTCATCTGGGACACCGCCGTCGAGGAAATCCAGGGCCAGGATCACGTGACCGGCGTGCAACTGAAGAACCTCAAGACCGGTGAAGTCACGGCTTTTCCCACCGACGGCGTCTTTATCTTCATCGGGCACGTGCCCAATACCGAATTCGTGAAGGACGTGGTGAAGCTGCGTGACGACGGCTACGTGGATGTTACCGACGAAATCTACACCAACGTCCCCATGCTGTTCGCCGCCGGGGACGTCAGCGACTACGTGTACCGCCAGCTGGCCACCAGTGTGGGCGCCGGCACCCGCGCGGCCATGACCGTCGAGCGCAGCCTCGCCGCTCTGGAAGTCGCCGGGGAAGAAGCAACCACCGCCGCCGATTGA
- a CDS encoding peptidylprolyl isomerase yields MWNELLPEHLLVIDTTRGRVVVEMCPELAPRAVERVKLLAREGVYDGLQFHRVIDGFVAQTGNPNNRDGGASSHPDLMPEFSARLPLGTAWTCIQRTADFNAGFLGTLPVLTTSDAETARQTDGKVQVWGAYCPGVAGMGRQHAPDSANSELFFMRGSAFRLNLNFTAWGNVVVGREVVEQVAVGEPPASPDLMLRVQVASDMTQRPRVEAMDTNCTAFRELVQKAREAREADFSLSDVQVPTRLI; encoded by the coding sequence ATGTGGAATGAACTTCTGCCTGAACACCTGCTGGTGATCGACACCACGCGCGGCCGGGTCGTGGTCGAGATGTGCCCGGAGCTGGCGCCCAGGGCCGTGGAGCGCGTCAAGCTGCTGGCCCGTGAGGGCGTGTACGACGGCCTGCAATTTCACCGGGTGATCGACGGGTTCGTGGCCCAGACCGGCAACCCGAACAACCGCGACGGTGGCGCGTCGAGTCATCCGGATCTGATGCCCGAGTTCTCGGCGCGTCTGCCGCTGGGGACGGCCTGGACGTGTATTCAGCGCACGGCGGACTTCAACGCGGGATTCCTGGGCACGCTGCCGGTGCTGACGACCTCGGACGCGGAAACGGCGCGGCAGACCGACGGGAAGGTTCAGGTGTGGGGCGCGTACTGTCCCGGCGTGGCGGGCATGGGGCGGCAGCATGCGCCGGACAGCGCCAACAGCGAGCTTTTCTTCATGCGCGGGTCGGCGTTTCGCCTGAACCTTAATTTCACCGCGTGGGGCAATGTGGTGGTGGGCCGCGAAGTGGTGGAGCAAGTGGCGGTGGGTGAGCCGCCCGCGTCGCCGGACCTGATGCTGCGCGTGCAGGTGGCGTCCGACATGACACAGAGGCCGCGGGTCGAAGCGATGGACACGAACTGCACAGCGTTCCGGGAACTGGTACAAAAAGCCCGTGAGGCACGCGAGGCGGACTTCAGCCTGAGTGACGTGCAGGTGCCCACCCGACTGATATAA
- the murJ gene encoding murein biosynthesis integral membrane protein MurJ, translated as MTVPPTPGPSTTPPELPELDIDFEAAAAPPAGGPKRSLRVNTIIVMLGTLGSRLSGIVRQQIINLFDTSLTDAFNVASKVPNLLRELLAEGALVNSFIPVYKTLDAAERRKLAQAFSGTLIAVNLILMALGILAAPLIVDILVAQGGNVDRGVALYMTQLVMPFLMLISLSAVAMGLLNADEHFKESSFAPVAFNIASIVALMLLPRTATWLALGWLLGGVAQLVVQLPALNRFGLLPTPSLAGHPALRRVLVQMAPFTLTAGARQFLNIYVTRLLTSSQFAAGTQTGYANAEALFTTVNGLFVVSPVLALFPRFSQHAADRDWAAFRGLTVQGLRTTTFLAAPMSALLVALAPYAVSLFNLSRTFEAAKFQAGAGILTGWALALVPWALVTVLLRTFYARERTREAVTVSAVGFVLEVILYRLLVPPLGLLGFGVSTMISGLLMTAALILMYRRALGFPLRELTLHLLRVVPLAALAGLAAWAASRFLPFMPTPGFIVSGVIGGAVAGGVGLAVYLAGALALRLPEVSGALRRLRR; from the coding sequence GTGACCGTCCCGCCGACCCCCGGCCCCTCCACCACCCCGCCGGAACTTCCGGAACTGGACATCGATTTTGAAGCGGCGGCCGCGCCTCCCGCCGGTGGCCCGAAACGCTCGCTGCGGGTCAACACCATCATCGTCATGCTGGGAACCCTGGGGTCGCGCCTGAGCGGCATCGTGCGCCAGCAGATCATCAACCTGTTCGACACGTCCCTGACCGACGCTTTCAACGTGGCGTCTAAGGTGCCGAACCTGCTGCGCGAACTGCTGGCCGAGGGAGCGCTGGTCAACTCGTTCATTCCGGTGTACAAGACGCTGGACGCCGCCGAGCGGCGCAAACTGGCGCAGGCCTTCAGCGGCACCCTGATCGCCGTGAACCTGATCCTGATGGCCCTGGGCATTCTGGCCGCGCCGCTGATCGTGGACATTCTGGTGGCCCAGGGCGGGAACGTCGACCGGGGCGTGGCGCTGTACATGACGCAACTGGTGATGCCGTTCCTGATGCTGATTTCGCTGTCGGCGGTGGCGATGGGCCTGCTGAACGCCGACGAGCACTTCAAGGAAAGCAGTTTTGCCCCGGTGGCCTTCAACATCGCCAGCATCGTGGCGCTGATGCTGTTGCCGCGCACGGCCACCTGGCTGGCGCTGGGGTGGCTGCTGGGCGGCGTGGCGCAGCTGGTGGTGCAACTGCCGGCCCTGAACCGCTTTGGGCTGCTGCCCACGCCTTCGCTGGCGGGTCACCCGGCCCTCAGGCGCGTGCTGGTGCAGATGGCCCCTTTTACCCTAACGGCGGGGGCGCGGCAGTTTCTGAACATCTACGTGACGCGCCTGCTGACCAGCAGCCAGTTTGCCGCCGGGACGCAAACCGGGTACGCCAACGCCGAGGCGCTGTTCACCACCGTGAACGGCCTGTTCGTGGTGTCGCCGGTGCTGGCGCTGTTTCCCCGTTTCTCGCAGCACGCGGCCGACCGCGACTGGGCCGCCTTCCGGGGGCTGACCGTGCAGGGGCTGCGCACCACCACCTTCCTGGCCGCGCCCATGAGCGCCCTGCTGGTGGCCCTGGCGCCGTATGCCGTGAGCCTGTTTAACCTGAGCCGCACGTTCGAGGCCGCGAAATTTCAGGCCGGGGCGGGCATCCTGACCGGGTGGGCGCTGGCGCTGGTGCCGTGGGCGCTGGTGACCGTGCTGCTGCGCACCTTCTACGCCCGTGAACGCACGCGCGAGGCCGTGACCGTCAGCGCCGTGGGCTTCGTACTGGAGGTCATTCTGTACCGCCTGCTGGTGCCCCCCCTGGGCCTGCTGGGTTTTGGCGTGAGCACCATGATCAGCGGCCTGCTGATGACCGCTGCGCTGATCCTGATGTACCGCCGCGCCCTGGGCTTTCCCCTGCGCGAACTCACCCTGCACCTGCTGAGGGTCGTGCCGCTGGCCGCTCTGGCGGGGCTGGCGGCCTGGGCGGCCTCGCGCTTCCTGCCGTTTATGCCCACGCCCGGCTTCATCGTAAGCGGCGTGATCGGCGGCGCCGTGGCCGGCGGCGTAGGGCTGGCCGTTTACCTGGCGGGGGCGCTGGCCCTGCGGCTGCCGGAAGTGTCGGGGGCGCTGCGGAGGCTGCGGCGTTAG
- a CDS encoding arsenate reductase family protein, whose protein sequence is MPELQVQIFGTKKSSATRAAERFFKERQMKIHFVDLKERPIAKGELQRFVQKFGLNGLLDMGGKAYAASNLAYLRTTEESIIARVIETPELLKLPLVRGGKVLSVGDDQESWKQMLEQG, encoded by the coding sequence ATGCCCGAGCTTCAGGTTCAGATTTTCGGTACCAAGAAAAGCAGTGCCACCCGCGCTGCCGAGCGCTTCTTCAAGGAACGTCAGATGAAAATTCACTTCGTGGACTTGAAGGAACGCCCCATTGCCAAAGGCGAGTTGCAGCGCTTCGTGCAGAAATTCGGCCTGAACGGGCTGCTGGACATGGGCGGCAAGGCCTACGCGGCCAGCAACCTGGCTTATCTGCGCACCACCGAAGAGAGCATCATCGCCAGGGTCATCGAGACGCCGGAACTTCTGAAACTGCCGCTGGTGCGCGGCGGCAAAGTCTTGAGCGTGGGCGACGACCAGGAGAGCTGGAAGCAGATGCTGGAGCAGGGCTGA
- the ada gene encoding bifunctional DNA-binding transcriptional regulator/O6-methylguanine-DNA methyltransferase Ada, with product MTEFTTERQRWEAVLAHERAADGLFWYAVKTTRVYCRPACPSRRPRRENVTFFDSPAEAVAAGFRACRRCQPERVNAAAQAVATAQHLLDTAQTEPSLYELAAAVGLSPFHLQRVFKERLGVSPKQYALRVRTDRLKTGLRTGQSVTTALYDAGHDSPATLYARSTDQLGMTPRTYARGGHGEMIHYTVASSPLGQMLVAATARGLCAVRFGNMDDMVPQLRAEYPKAEVTEDAETLKPYVAGILEYLSGQNTALNLRTDAGGTDFQQRVWDALRRIPYGETRSYAELAQMIGEPGAVRAVASACARNPVALVVPCHRIVRTGGALGGYRWGLDMKQRLLDTEKGKTGQAQPTLF from the coding sequence ATGACCGAATTCACCACCGAGAGGCAGCGCTGGGAGGCGGTGCTGGCGCACGAGCGGGCGGCCGACGGCCTTTTCTGGTACGCCGTGAAGACGACGCGGGTATATTGCCGCCCCGCTTGCCCGTCGCGCCGGCCCAGGCGCGAGAACGTGACTTTTTTCGACTCGCCGGCAGAAGCGGTGGCGGCGGGGTTCCGGGCATGCCGACGCTGCCAGCCGGAGCGGGTCAACGCGGCGGCGCAGGCGGTCGCCACCGCGCAACACCTGCTGGACACGGCGCAAACGGAACCGTCCCTGTACGAACTGGCGGCGGCGGTGGGCCTCAGCCCCTTTCACCTCCAGCGCGTGTTCAAGGAGCGCCTGGGCGTCAGCCCCAAGCAGTACGCCCTGCGCGTCCGCACTGACCGGCTGAAAACCGGCCTGCGCACCGGGCAGAGCGTGACCACAGCCCTTTACGACGCCGGGCACGACTCGCCGGCGACCCTGTACGCCAGAAGCACCGATCAGCTGGGCATGACGCCCCGCACCTACGCCCGGGGAGGCCACGGAGAGATGATTCATTACACGGTAGCAAGCAGCCCGCTGGGGCAGATGCTGGTGGCGGCCACGGCACGCGGCCTGTGCGCCGTACGTTTCGGGAACATGGACGACATGGTTCCGCAACTGCGGGCCGAGTACCCGAAAGCCGAGGTCACGGAAGACGCGGAGACCCTGAAACCTTACGTCGCGGGCATTCTGGAGTACCTCAGCGGGCAGAACACTGCCCTGAACCTCCGCACCGACGCGGGCGGCACCGACTTTCAGCAGCGCGTGTGGGACGCCCTGCGCCGCATTCCTTACGGTGAGACGCGCAGTTACGCCGAGCTGGCGCAGATGATCGGGGAACCGGGCGCCGTGCGGGCGGTGGCCAGTGCCTGCGCGCGCAACCCGGTGGCGCTGGTGGTGCCGTGCCACCGGATTGTGCGCACGGGTGGGGCGCTGGGTGGCTACAGGTGGGGCCTGGATATGAAGCAGCGCCTGCTGGACACTGAAAAGGGAAAGACAGGGCAGGCTCAACCCACCCTGTTCTGA
- the ruvB gene encoding Holliday junction branch migration DNA helicase RuvB codes for MTAPDLQNDAALRPKTLHEYVGQERLKEKLSVYLQAARGRKEALDHTLLFGPPGLGKTTLAYIIAHELGVNIRVTSGPAIEKPGDLAAILTNSIEEGDVLFIDEIHRLGRVAEEHLYPAMEDFKLDIVLGQGPAARTIELPLPRFTLVGATTRPGLITAPMRSRFGIIEHLEYYTAEEIATNLLRDARMLGFGLEEDAALEIGARSRGTMRIAKRLLRRVRDFSEVAGESSIGLTRAHDALDKQGLDSAGLDDRDKKYLETLIHRFAGGPVGVDTLATAISEDALTLEDVYEPYLIQLGFIKRTPRGRVATAHAYEHLGLPVGGADGDLGMFVN; via the coding sequence ATGACCGCGCCTGACCTGCAAAACGACGCCGCCCTGCGGCCCAAGACCCTGCACGAGTATGTCGGCCAGGAGAGGCTCAAGGAGAAACTCAGCGTCTACCTTCAGGCGGCGCGCGGGCGTAAAGAAGCGCTCGACCACACCCTGCTGTTCGGCCCGCCCGGACTGGGCAAGACCACCCTGGCGTACATCATCGCGCACGAACTGGGCGTGAACATCCGCGTCACCTCCGGCCCCGCTATCGAGAAGCCCGGCGATCTGGCGGCCATCCTGACCAACAGCATCGAGGAAGGCGACGTGCTCTTCATCGACGAAATCCACCGTCTGGGCCGCGTGGCCGAGGAACACCTGTACCCCGCGATGGAGGATTTCAAGCTGGACATCGTGCTGGGGCAGGGGCCAGCCGCCCGCACCATCGAGTTGCCGTTGCCACGCTTCACGCTGGTGGGCGCGACCACCCGCCCCGGCCTGATCACCGCGCCCATGCGCAGCCGCTTCGGCATCATCGAGCACCTGGAGTATTACACCGCAGAGGAAATCGCCACCAACCTGCTGCGTGACGCCCGCATGCTGGGCTTCGGGCTGGAAGAAGACGCCGCGCTGGAAATCGGGGCGCGTTCACGCGGCACCATGCGCATTGCCAAGCGGTTGCTGCGGCGCGTGCGGGACTTTTCCGAGGTCGCCGGGGAAAGCAGCATCGGCCTGACGCGGGCCCACGACGCCCTCGACAAGCAGGGCCTCGACTCGGCGGGCCTCGACGACCGCGACAAGAAGTACCTGGAAACGCTGATTCACCGTTTCGCGGGTGGCCCGGTCGGCGTGGACACCCTTGCGACCGCCATTTCCGAGGATGCCCTGACGCTGGAAGACGTGTACGAACCCTACCTGATTCAGCTCGGCTTTATTAAACGCACGCCCCGGGGCCGCGTGGCGACCGCCCACGCCTACGAGCACCTGGGCCTGCCGGTGGGCGGCGCAGACGGCGACCTGGGCATGTTCGTGAACTGA
- a CDS encoding M28 family peptidase produces the protein MPQDILGALLACLTALPLALAQAPVTPLPATQVPATQGSATQSPAPQPPASLEANVENILKFGPRVAGTPANELARTYLETQLRLLGYETQREPFTYPRFDDLGSGVTTTAGTVSGLALEGSAGGSVSGAVVNVPEFGTSAGFARVDVKGKLAVVARGRIPFLEKAENAQRAGATGLIILNSEDQPLRGRLTTPLAFPVLGVPAGAAERLGDGQDVTLNVRVQQTTVQAQNLIAYKKGVTQPEVLFGAHLDSVPGAPGANDNLSGTLTVLELARRTVNTPLSARAYFVLFDGEENGLLGAKHFTGRHPALLGGLKAMLNFDMVGVDVQPLQATGSRALVNAAQAVSGVDLLEGQESGSDHVPFQQQNVPVLFFHRGLDANYHQPGDRLLDPQLIRATVAAGLEVAQAVLAQQGGK, from the coding sequence ATGCCTCAAGACATCCTGGGCGCGCTGCTGGCCTGCCTGACGGCCCTGCCTCTGGCCCTCGCGCAGGCTCCCGTTACCCCGCTGCCAGCAACGCAGGTACCAGCAACACAGGGATCAGCAACGCAGTCACCCGCGCCTCAGCCGCCCGCGAGCCTCGAAGCCAACGTCGAGAACATCCTGAAGTTCGGCCCGCGCGTAGCAGGAACGCCGGCCAACGAGCTGGCCCGCACCTATCTGGAAACGCAACTGCGCCTCCTGGGATACGAAACGCAGCGGGAGCCCTTCACCTATCCGCGCTTCGACGACCTGGGTTCGGGCGTGACGACCACGGCCGGCACGGTCAGCGGCCTGGCCCTGGAAGGCAGCGCGGGCGGCAGCGTCAGCGGCGCAGTCGTGAACGTCCCGGAGTTCGGCACGTCGGCTGGATTTGCCCGCGTGGACGTGAAAGGCAAGCTGGCAGTGGTCGCCCGCGGGAGGATTCCTTTTCTGGAGAAAGCCGAGAACGCCCAGAGGGCCGGAGCGACCGGCCTGATTATCCTCAACTCGGAAGATCAGCCGCTCCGGGGCCGGCTGACCACGCCCCTGGCGTTTCCCGTGCTGGGGGTGCCTGCCGGGGCCGCTGAACGACTCGGGGACGGGCAGGACGTGACCCTGAATGTCCGCGTGCAGCAGACCACCGTGCAGGCGCAGAACCTCATCGCGTACAAAAAGGGCGTCACCCAGCCCGAGGTGCTGTTCGGGGCGCACCTGGACAGTGTGCCCGGCGCCCCCGGCGCGAACGACAACCTCTCGGGCACCCTGACGGTGCTGGAACTCGCGCGCCGGACCGTCAACACGCCCCTGAGTGCCCGCGCTTACTTCGTGCTGTTCGACGGCGAGGAAAACGGACTGCTGGGAGCAAAGCACTTCACGGGCCGCCACCCGGCGCTGCTGGGCGGGCTGAAAGCCATGCTGAACTTCGACATGGTGGGCGTGGACGTGCAGCCGCTTCAGGCCACCGGAAGCCGTGCGCTGGTGAACGCGGCGCAGGCGGTGAGCGGGGTCGATCTGCTCGAAGGGCAGGAAAGCGGCAGCGACCACGTGCCCTTTCAGCAGCAGAACGTGCCGGTGCTGTTCTTTCACCGCGGCCTGGATGCCAATTACCACCAGCCCGGCGACCGGCTGCTTGACCCGCAACTTATCCGGGCAACCGTGGCCGCCGGCCTTGAAGTCGCCCAGGCGGTGCTGGCGCAGCAGGGCGGCAAGTGA
- a CDS encoding citrate/2-methylcitrate synthase, with translation MTQIAKGLEGVLFTESKLTFINGSEGILTHLGIPIQEWAEKSTFEELSLALLDGELPTAAELAKFDAELKANRAIPREVEDLIRNMPRGANPMQALRTAVSYLGLTDQESEEVTPEARRAISIRMIAQFATIIAAINRVQEGQDIVAPRADLTHAGNYLYMLNGKEPTAEQARLFDIALILHADHGMNASTFTAIATSSTISDMYSCIVSAIGALKGPLHGGANEQVMVMLDEIGSPENAVDYITDKLNKKEKIMGVGHRVYKNFDPRSRVLRDYAAHVAGKEGKSNYYQILENIEKTVVDRIGDRGIYPNVDFYSGTVYADLGIKKEYFTPIFALARISGWCASVIEYSQNNRLLRPDAYYIGKSNQRYVDIKDRQ, from the coding sequence ATGACGCAAATTGCAAAAGGCCTGGAAGGAGTGCTCTTCACCGAGAGCAAGCTCACGTTTATCAATGGCTCGGAGGGCATTCTGACCCACCTGGGCATTCCCATTCAGGAGTGGGCCGAGAAAAGCACCTTCGAGGAACTGTCGCTGGCGCTGCTCGACGGCGAACTGCCCACGGCCGCCGAACTGGCGAAATTCGACGCGGAACTGAAAGCCAACCGCGCCATTCCCAGAGAAGTCGAAGACCTGATCCGCAACATGCCCAGGGGCGCCAACCCCATGCAGGCGCTGCGCACCGCCGTGTCCTACCTGGGCCTGACCGACCAGGAGTCCGAGGAAGTCACCCCTGAAGCCCGCCGCGCCATCAGCATCCGAATGATCGCGCAGTTCGCCACCATCATCGCCGCCATCAACCGCGTGCAAGAAGGCCAGGACATCGTGGCCCCGCGCGCCGACCTGACGCACGCCGGCAACTACCTGTACATGCTCAACGGCAAGGAGCCCACCGCTGAGCAGGCCCGGCTGTTCGACATCGCGCTGATCCTGCACGCCGACCACGGCATGAACGCCAGCACCTTCACCGCCATCGCCACCAGCAGCACCATCAGCGACATGTACTCCTGCATCGTCAGCGCCATCGGTGCGCTCAAGGGGCCACTGCACGGCGGCGCCAACGAGCAGGTCATGGTGATGCTCGACGAGATCGGCAGCCCCGAGAACGCCGTGGACTACATCACCGACAAACTGAACAAGAAAGAAAAGATCATGGGCGTCGGTCACCGCGTGTACAAGAACTTCGACCCCCGCAGCCGCGTCCTGCGCGATTACGCCGCGCACGTGGCCGGCAAGGAAGGCAAGAGCAACTACTACCAGATTCTGGAGAACATCGAGAAGACCGTGGTCGACCGCATCGGTGACCGCGGCATCTACCCGAACGTGGACTTCTACAGCGGCACCGTGTACGCTGACCTGGGCATCAAGAAGGAGTACTTCACGCCCATCTTCGCGCTGGCCCGCATCAGCGGCTGGTGCGCCAGCGTGATCGAGTACAGCCAGAACAACCGCCTGCTGCGCCCCGACGCCTATTACATCGGCAAGAGCAACCAGCGTTACGTGGACATCAAAGACCGCCAGTAA